The Papio anubis isolate east mitochondrion, complete genome genome window below encodes:
- the CYTB gene encoding cytochrome b (TAA stop codon is completed by the addition of 3' A residues to the mRNA) has protein sequence MTPMRKSNPIMKMINHSFIDLPTPSNISIWWNFGSLLATCLILQIITGLFLAMHYSPDTSSAFSSIAHITRDVNYGWTIRYLHANGASMLFICLFLHVGRGLYYGSYLLLKTWNIGIMLLLMTMTTAFMGYVLPWGQMSFWGATVITNLLSAVPYIGTNLVQWVWGGPAIDNPTLMRFFTLHFILPFGIVALTIVHLLFLHETGSNNPCGISSDPDKITFHPYYTTKDILGVALLLLALMTLTLFSPDLLNDPDNYTPADPLNTPPHIKPEWYFLFAYAILRSVPNKLGGVLALFLSILILAAIPMLHKSKQQSMMFRPLSQFLFWLLATTLLTLTWIGSQPVIQPLTTIGQVASMVYFLTTLVLMPLAAQVENNLLKWT, from the coding sequence ATGACCCCAATACGCAAATCTAATCCCATCATAAAAATAATCAATCACTCCTTTATCGACCTACCTACCCCATCCAACATCTCCATCTGATGGAATTTCGGCTCACTTCTTGCAACCTGTCTAATTCTACAAATCATCACAGGCCTATTCCTAGCAATACACTACTCACCAGACACCTCCTCTGCCTTCTCTTCAATCGCACACATCACCCGAGACGTAAACTATGGCTGAACCATCCGCTACCTCCACGCTAACGGCGCCTCCATACTATTTATCTGCCTTTTCCTGCATGTAGGCCGAGGCCTCTACTACGGCTCATACCTTCTCTTAAAAACCTGAAACATTGGCATCATACTACTGCTTATAACCATAACAACAGCCTTCATGGGCTATGTACTCCCATGAGGCCAAATATCATTCTGAGGGGCAACAGTAATCACAAACTTACTCTCAGCAGTACCGTACATCGGAACTAACCTCGTTCAGTGGGTCTGAGGCGGACCCGCCATCGACAACCCAACTCTAATACGATTCTTCACCCTACACTTCATCCTACCATTCGGTATCGTCGCCCTCACAATCGTACACTTACTATTTCTACACGAAACAGGATCAAATAACCCTTGCGGAATCTCCTCGGACCCAGACAAAATCACCTTCCATCCCTACTACACAACTAAAGATATCCTGGGCGTAGCCCTCCTTCTCCTTGCCCTAATAACACTAACACTATTTTCACCCGACCTTCTAAATGACCCGGACAACTATACCCCAGCCGACCCACTAAATACCCCCCCACATATCAAGCCAGAATGATACTTCCTATTCGCATATGCAATCCTACGATCCGTCCCTAACAAACTAGGAGGCGTACTAGCACTCTTCCTGTCAATCCTCATCTTAGCAGCCATCCCCATACTCCACAAATCCAAACAGCAAAGCATAATATTCCGCCCACTCAGCCAATTCCTATTCTGACTTCTAGCCACAACCCTACTAACCCTTACCTGAATTGGAAGCCAACCAGTAATCCAACCTCTTACTACTATCGGCCAAGTAGCATCCATAGTATACTTTTTAACAACCCTAGTCTTAATACCACTAGCCGCCCAAGTCGAGAACAATTTACTCAAATGAACCT
- the ND6 gene encoding NADH dehydrogenase subunit 6: protein MTYVLFTLSVMLVMGFVGFSSKPSPIYGGLALVVSGVVGCMIILNYGGAYLGLVMFLIYLGGMMVVFGYTAAMAIEEYPETWGSGFEVLACFLVGLMMEVGLVLWVLDFDEVVVMVGFNDMGNWVVFEGEGSGLVRSDSIGAGALYDYGRWLVVVAGWTLFVGVYVVIEITRGN from the coding sequence ATGACATACGTTCTGTTTACATTGAGTGTGATATTAGTTATGGGGTTTGTAGGCTTTTCTTCCAAGCCCTCTCCTATTTATGGGGGGCTAGCATTGGTTGTTAGTGGTGTGGTTGGTTGCATAATTATTTTGAATTACGGTGGGGCTTATCTGGGTTTAGTAATGTTTTTGATTTATTTGGGGGGTATAATGGTTGTTTTTGGTTATACCGCGGCGATAGCTATTGAAGAGTACCCTGAGACATGGGGTTCAGGGTTTGAGGTTTTAGCATGTTTTTTGGTGGGGCTGATGATGGAAGTGGGGTTGGTTTTGTGGGTTCTGGATTTTGATGAGGTGGTAGTGATAGTCGGTTTTAATGATATGGGTAATTGGGTAGTTTTTGAGGGAGAGGGGTCGGGGTTAGTTCGGAGTGATTCTATTGGTGCGGGTGCTTTGTATGATTATGGGCGTTGGTTAGTGGTAGTTGCTGGTTGGACGTTATTTGTTGGTGTATATGTTGTGATTGAGATTACTCGGGGTAATAGG